One genomic region from Bacillota bacterium encodes:
- the secE gene encoding preprotein translocase subunit SecE produces the protein MGIAKTKTKEAERAKPASSGAGKPPIRKTPSIERIRRFLNDVWIELKRCEWPTREQVVRSTMIVLGFIALMSVYIGALDALLSWVTRALKLF, from the coding sequence CGAAAACAAAAACGAAGGAAGCGGAACGGGCAAAGCCCGCCAGTTCGGGAGCGGGTAAGCCTCCGATTCGCAAAACACCCAGTATCGAGCGTATTCGCCGCTTTCTGAACGACGTTTGGATAGAGCTGAAACGTTGTGAGTGGCCCACGCGCGAGCAGGTTGTCCGTTCTACGATGATTGTGCTGGGCTTCATTGCGCTGATGAGCGTGTATATCGGGGCACTGGACGCCCTGCTGTCGTGGGTAACGCGCGCGCTCAAGCTGTTCTGA
- the rplK gene encoding 50S ribosomal protein L11 produces the protein MAKKIMAVVKLQIPAGKATPAPPVGSSLGPYGINMMEFIKQYNERTASQVGSIIPVEITIYEDRSFTFVTKTPPASELLRKAAGIEKGSSTPSRQKVGKITMEQLREIARTKMPDLNANDEEAAMRIVAGTARSMGIEIVSS, from the coding sequence TTGGCGAAAAAGATTATGGCTGTGGTTAAGTTGCAGATACCGGCAGGGAAAGCAACCCCTGCCCCGCCGGTAGGCTCCTCGCTGGGACCCTACGGCATCAACATGATGGAGTTCATCAAGCAATACAACGAGCGTACCGCCTCGCAGGTGGGGTCTATCATTCCGGTGGAGATCACCATCTACGAGGACCGCTCGTTCACCTTCGTTACGAAGACGCCACCAGCTTCGGAGCTGCTACGCAAGGCGGCGGGCATCGAGAAAGGTTCTTCCACACCGAGCCGACAGAAAGTGGGCAAAATCACGATGGAGCAACTGCGTGAGATTGCCCGTACCAAGATGCCCGACCTCAACGCCAACGACGAAGAGGCAGCGATGAGGATCGTGGCGGGAACTGCCCGCTCGATGGGCATCGAGATAGTGTCTTCGTAG
- the nusG gene encoding transcription termination/antitermination protein NusG: MQKQWYAVHTYAGHENKVKTAIERRAEAMGLRDRIFRILVPTEQEMRTRQGKKVTVSRKIFPGYILIEMILDEQTWYLVKSTAGVTGFVTSGDKPVPLQEKEVEAILETVEGTQKKPRVAWQPGEQVRVVSGPFTDFHGTIQEVLPDKEKVRVLISLFGRDTPVEFDFEQIEKIT, translated from the coding sequence ATGCAAAAACAATGGTATGCCGTCCATACCTACGCCGGTCATGAAAACAAGGTCAAGACCGCCATCGAGCGGCGTGCAGAAGCGATGGGACTGCGCGACCGCATTTTTCGCATTCTCGTGCCCACCGAACAGGAGATGCGCACCCGCCAGGGCAAGAAGGTCACCGTCAGCCGGAAAATCTTCCCGGGTTACATTCTCATCGAGATGATACTGGACGAGCAGACCTGGTACCTGGTGAAGAGCACGGCAGGAGTGACCGGCTTCGTCACCTCGGGCGATAAGCCTGTGCCTCTCCAGGAGAAAGAGGTAGAGGCTATCCTTGAAACGGTCGAAGGCACGCAGAAGAAGCCGCGCGTGGCGTGGCAGCCCGGGGAACAGGTGCGCGTGGTGTCGGGTCCTTTTACCGATTTTCATGGCACCATTCAGGAGGTGCTACCGGATAAAGAGAAAGTGCGGGTCCTCATTTCGCTGTTCGGACGGGACACGCCGGTGGAGTTCGATTTCGAGCAGATAGAGAAAATCACTTAG